One window of Nymphaea colorata isolate Beijing-Zhang1983 chromosome 1, ASM883128v2, whole genome shotgun sequence genomic DNA carries:
- the LOC116256225 gene encoding uncharacterized protein LOC116256225, translating to MGIDCKKVGCQTKRSLIVFSKACCGSVREHPFLSGILVFIVLLYAFFPAAFFFLLSSSPVIICTAILLGTLLSFGNPHIPEICEEKEEKTREISSLKADGGVDLVVTEKDGNSEMEVPLLEKERNTMETIEEEAIKNRNLGDEGGEIKGGDSLRLEIQKKDERVVSGVATDEEDLVFTPTQGRPREGLGLGTGRLEKAIHESRLAGNLKAGESQDDSSRGKFYCRSNSRRTVRFVMNDIGKDKEENKVEEDHVEETKHKADDFEVRDKVSEAYVEDSFTSSLGSPWMRIDRHDQSSSGLDQDDQLSHSSSEHAESSSPDASMADILPMLDELHPLLDSETPQPASLEVSEGNSEQSSENHDSDDEDDNDEEDDDEDDDDVSTELEKEGGESREGENKGHEVISGVKWTDDDTKNVMDLGSSELERNRRLENLMAKRRARRNQKIELEKDLIDLQSDEKISLLDMDDSSFNILDSVSLQASPFLIRSATLPSIRRNPFDLPCDGEEELAEVSVPASARAPSTFSAKRNPFDLPYDHAGVDGMLTGETSSHGDFMAVQQKGLYTNEAHLLGGPQFGGFECFPPVNPPLNTSLAEPHKQHSESSFHGHHAADAVGKDIPQVSTSNGDPLGEGIFPSIQNGSTDSSMSFFFQTPKDHELHGEAHGAQIVDAATYASVEPGDSDSSSPERESDSEEEEKHMEIQEGQSNPEEDLVHDVESVASDITEEHIQEPESFDHHVGSTSPFPGLEEESEMPSEEMQMKSRKVHMEVARLGSPEHVILPLDESPSKQYAASDVVEEDFNDSNSSTSSDEDEIQFGGNVHEESDKSFWTGASTSTTEIAQPCSRDPHILIKEADDSRVGEPVFDSSPSAQEKFHSGLASLVEGDPFTEKGIFPCSSGASDAPVESSEQGSHDIEVEKNIVHEFKEETADGENKSVNKPSVAFSDSDDLLADVSVPVGDGQSHTNLSNQSHLPEVKEAVIETIQPSNNQEKAEDIHVAELSPRALSKDGEAFADVHAHPSNAEEVAATAAVSVVDLPVTISESMPPKEDVSAVDLSSVDDYHVSEVEDSSENAHEDCLQSANALPVDHPPADLTLLTGSQILETKELHESSGLSDMEHSTSETIQGGSHNESPKNIHVSLSEGARQDIADENYAATSRVLDPVLPVSESSAMDDDTNRPNTVQISKDHPGADHDVWVMGEEEVACIKDLDEDLLTELDRIGDFRVAEESASMNRPQKQLEIHSDGESKEEVATGDLIQMPILEPKLVEDIGLALKQFSEGESSKPNEDKSEPSYGQSELEFIEARALDDMEELMMQLSKEFSEKHGDGSKMMQLHDFSDEHAELEVPEARPREDIELVSKQINKDDAGEATDTTFTEEQEEQVETNADKSEPKSAESVPSSAVHEVHSFDERESDGGNKEDIHHGDRKEDIPHSLVAHHEDRKEEVDHRLDASTEHVETKESKD from the exons ATGGGTATTGACTGCAAGAAGGTCGGGTGTCAAACTAAGAGATCCTTGATCGTTTTCAGCAAAGCTTGCTGCGGATCTGTGCGTGAACATCCCTTCCTTTCTGGTATCTTGGTTTTCATTGTGTtgttatatgcattttttcctgCCGCCTTCTTCTTTCTGCTTTCCAGTTCCCCTGTCATCATCTGCACTGCCATTCTTCTGGGGACGCTTTTGAGTTTTGGGAATCCCCATATTCCTGAAATTTGtgaggagaaagaagagaaaactcGGGAGATCTCTTCTCTTAAAGCGGATGGTGGTGTTGATCTTGTTGTTACCGAGAAGGATGGGAATTCCGAGATGGAGGTTCCCTTGCTTGAGAAGGAAAGGAATACAATGGAGACGATCGAAGAAGAGGCAATCAAGAATAGGAATTTGGGTGATGAAGGAGGAGAGATCAAAGGTGGTGACTCCTTGCGTTTGGAGATACAGAAGAAGGATGAGAGAGTTGTGTCTGGAGTAGCTACAGATGAGGAGGATTTGGTTTTCACTCCCACACAAGGTCGACCAAGGGAAGGGCTAGGACTGGGTACTGGTCGTTTGGAGAAAGCAATTCATGAGAGTAGATTGGCTGGGAACTTAAAGGCTGGTGAATCCCAAGATGATTCATCCAGGGGGAAATTTTATTGTCGTTCGAACAGCAGACGAACTGTTCGGTTCGTGATGAACGACATAGGAAAGGACAAAGAGGAGAACAAGGTTGAAGAAGATCATGTTGAGGAGACTAAGCATAAGGCCGACGATTTCGAAGTTCGGGATAAAGTTTCTGAGGCCTATGTTGAGGATTCTTTTACTTCCTCTTTGGGATCCCCTTGGATGAGGATAGATCGTCATGATCAGTCATCCTCTGGGCTTGATCAAGACGACCAACTATCTCACTCTAGCTCGGAGCATGCAGAGAGTTCTTCTCCTGATGCTTCCATGGCTGACATACTGCCCATGCTTGACGAACTTCACCCCCTGCTGGATTCCGAGACCCCCCAACCTGCTTCCCTTGAAGTGTCCGAAGGAAATTCTGAGCAATCTTCTGAAAATCATGATTCTGATGATGAGGATGACAATGATGAAGAGGACGATGACGAGGACGACGATGATGTTAGTACTGAATTGGAGAAGGAAGGCGGCGAGAGTCGTGAAGGAGAAAACAAAGGGCACGAAGTGATAAGCGGGGTCAAGTGGACTGATGATGACACGAAGAATGTCATGGATCTTGGCAGCTCTGAGTTGGAGAGGAACCGACGTCTGGAGAATCTGATGGCCAAACGTCGAGCTAGGAGGAACCAAAAAATTGAGCTGGAGAAGGACCTTATAGACCTGCAATCAGATGAGAAAATATCGTTGTTGGATATGGATGATTCTTCATTCAACATACTGGATTCTGTTTCCCTTCAAGCCTCACCTTTTCTGATTCGGTCTGCGACACTTCCTTCTATCAGAAGGAATCCTTTTGATCTACCCTGTGATGGAGAGGAAGAACTAGCAGAGGTGTCAGTTCCAGCTTCGGCTAGGGCGCCTTCAACCTTCTCGGCAAAACGGAACCCATTTGATCTTCCATATGACCATGCTGGCGTGGATGGGATGCTTACGGGAGAAACTTCCAGCCATGGAGATTTCATGGCTGTTCAACAGAAGGGACTGTATACAAATGAAGCTCATCTATTGGGTGGGCCACAATTTGGAG GTTTTGAGTGTTTTCCTCCTGTTAATCCACCCCTTAACACGAGCCTTGCAGAACCCCATAAGCAGCACAGCGAGTCTTCTTTTCATGGCCACCATGCTGCTGATGCAGTTGGGAAAGATATCCCACAAGTGAGTACCTCTAATGGAGATCCCTTGGGAGAAGGTATCTTTCCCAGTATTCAGAATGGAAGTACAGACTCTAGCATGAGCTTCTTTTTTCAGACACCGAAAGACCATGAACTGCATGGTGAAGCCCATGGAGCACAAATTGTTGATGCAGCGACTTATGCTTCTGTTGAACCAGGTGATAGTGATTCATCATCACCAGAGCGAGAGAGTgattcagaagaagaagagaagcacATGGAAATCCAAGAAGGACAGAGCAATCCTGAGGAAGATCTTGTGCATGACGTTGAATCAGTTGCTTCTGATATCACAGAGGAGCATATTCAGGAACCTGAATCTTTTGACCACCACGTAGGATCTACTTCTCCTTTTCCAGGTTTAGAGGAGGAATCAGAAATGCCCTCCGAAGAGATGCAGATGAAAAGCAGAAAAGTTCACATGGAGGTTGCAAGATTGGGTTCGCCTGAGCATGTCATACTTCCTCTTGACGAGTCTCCAAGTAAGCAGTATGCAGCATCAGACGTCGTTGAAGAAGATTTTAATGATTCAAATTCCTCTACTTCATCAGATGAAGACGAAATACAGTTTGGTGGAAATGTTCATGAAGAAAGCGACAAGTCATTCTGGACTGGTGCTTCGACGAGCACTACTGAAATTGCACAACCATGTTCCAGAGACCCGCACATTCTGATAAAGGAAGCAGATGACAGCCGGGTGGGAGAGCCAGTTTTCGACTCGAGCCCATCAGCACAAGAAAAATTTCACTCAGGCTTGGCGTCATTAGTTGAAGGTGATCCCTTTACGGAGAAAGGAATCTTCCCATGCTCATCCGGAGCCTCTGATGCTCCAGTGGAGTCTTCAGAGCAAGGTTCTCATGATATCGAAGTGGAAAAGAACATTGTACATGAGTTTAAAGAAGAGACTGCTGATGGAGAAAACAAATCAGTCAATAAACCCAGTGTGGCTTTTTCAGACAGTGACGATCTTTTGGCAGATGTTTCTGTTCCAGTAGGAGATGGCCAAAGCCACACCAATCTGAGCAACCAGTCTCATCTACCGGAGGTAAAAGAAGCTGTGATTGAGACCATCCAACCCAGCAACAATCAAGAAAAAGCTGAGGACATCCATGTTGCTGAATTATCCCCAAGAGCATTGAGTAAGGATGGTGAAGCCTTTGCTGATGTCCATGCTCATCCCTCTAATGCTGAGGAGGTAGCGGCTACTGCTGCCGTTTCAGTGGTTGATCTACCTGTAACAATATCAGAGAGCATGCCTCCGAAAGAAGACGTATCAGCTGTAGATCTGTCCTCCGTTGACGATTATCATGTGTCTGAG GTGGAGGATTCATCTGAAAATGCACATGAGGATTGTCTGCAGAGCGCCAATGCTCTTCCTGTGGATCACCCCCCTGCTGATCTTACATTGTTAACTGGTTCACAGATCTTGGAAACTAAAGAATTGCATGAGTCCTCAGGTTTATCAGATATGGAGCATAGCACCTCTGAGACGATACAAGGTGGATCCCATAATGAATCGCCTAAGAACATCCATGTATCCTTGTCAGAAGGTGCTCGACAGGACATTGCTGATGAAAACTACGCGGCCACATCAAGAGTTCTGGACCCCGTACTCCCTGTTTCAGAGTCATCAGCTATGGATGACGATACGAATCGGCCAAATACTGTGCAAATTTCCAAGGATCATCCGGGGGCCGACCATGACGTTTGGGTGATGGGGGAGGAAGAGGTCGCATGCATCAAAGACCTCGACGAAGACCTTTTGACTGAATTGGACAGAATTGGCGATTTCAGAGTTGCAGAAGAGTCGGCTTCCATGAACAGGCCACAAAAGCAGCTCGAAATACACTCCGATGGAGAATCAAAAGAAGAAGTAGCAACGGGTGACTTGATACAGATGCCGATTCTTGAACCAAAACTTGTAGAGGACATTGGTCTTGCTTTGAAGCAGTTCTCGGAAGGAGAATCTAGCAAACCAAATGAGGATAAATCGGAACCAAGCTATGGACAGTCAGAGCTGGAGTTTATTGAAGCCAGAGCCCTGGATGACATGGAGGAGTTGATGATGCAACTTTCAAAAGAATTCTCTGAAAAGCATGGTGACGGCTCCAAAATGATGCAGCTTCATGATTTCTCTGATGAGCATGCAGAGCTGGAAGTACCCGAAGCAAGACCTCGTGAAGATATTGAATTGGTATCTAAGCAAATTAACAAAGACGATGCTGGGGAAGCCACCGATACTACATTCACTGAAGAGCAGGAGGAACAAGTAGAAACTAATGCTGATAAATCTGAGCCCAAATCAGCTGAGAGTGTTCCGAGTTCTGCTGTTCATGAGGTGCATTCTTTCGATGAGAGAGAATCTGATGGAGGTAATAAAGAAGACATCCACCATGGAGACAGGAAAGAAGACATCCCCCATAGTTTGGTTGCTCACCACGAAGACAGGAAAGAAGAGGTCGATCATAGATTGGATGCAAGCACAGAACATGTAGAGACCAAAGAAAGCAAGGATTAA